Proteins encoded together in one Chitinophaga varians window:
- a CDS encoding thiamine pyrophosphate-dependent enzyme codes for MYFDRSHLADTELLSFYRALLYPRLIEEKMLLLLRQGKISKWFSGIGQEAIAVGATLALEADEWIMPLHRNLGVFTTRNMPLHKLLLQWQGSDEGYSKGRERSFHFGSRAYHICGMISHLGPQLSIADGIALAHQLKKEHKVSLAFSGEGGTSEGEFHEALNVAAVWGLPVIFLVENNGYGLSTPVSEQYHCKNLVDKAIGYGMEGVQVDGNNLLEVYQTIRTARAYAIKEQKPVLIEAMTFRMRGHEEASGVKYVPPELFEQWGKKDPIAQYETFLREAHLLDNAGIEALRQELKHRIDEEVAKGLEPSPFAVNTSTELEDIYAPAPPALLPSGTASEKRFIDAISEGLRQSMEQYPELVLMGQDIAAYGGAFKITDGLLGRFGKERVRNTPLCESAIVGTALGLSIAGFKSMVEMQFADFVSCGFNQIVNNLAKIHYRWGQTADVVIRMPTGGGVGAGPFHSQSNEAWFTHVPGLKVVYPSTPEDAKGLLTAAIADPNPVMYFEHKALYRSISGLVPDSYYTMEIGKARLIQAGDDISIITYGSGVHWAMEYAAAHPALSIAILDLRTLLPLDYDAIRDTVALTGKVLVLHEDTLTGGLGGEISAWVAEHCFHLLDAPVIRCASLDTPVPFAAALEKNFLAKSRLDQCIQQLTRW; via the coding sequence ATGTATTTCGACCGGTCTCATCTCGCCGACACGGAGTTGTTGTCTTTTTACAGGGCACTGCTGTACCCACGGCTGATAGAAGAAAAAATGCTGCTGCTGTTGCGGCAGGGGAAAATCAGCAAATGGTTTTCCGGCATTGGCCAGGAGGCCATTGCAGTAGGTGCCACCCTGGCGCTGGAAGCCGATGAATGGATCATGCCGCTGCACCGCAACCTCGGTGTATTCACCACACGTAATATGCCCCTGCATAAGCTGCTCCTGCAATGGCAGGGCAGTGACGAAGGATACAGCAAAGGCCGTGAGCGTTCCTTTCACTTTGGCAGCAGGGCTTATCATATCTGTGGGATGATCTCCCACCTGGGACCGCAGCTCTCCATCGCAGATGGAATTGCACTGGCCCATCAGTTGAAAAAAGAACATAAAGTATCGCTCGCCTTTTCCGGCGAAGGGGGAACCAGCGAAGGCGAATTTCATGAGGCGCTTAACGTGGCCGCCGTATGGGGCCTGCCCGTCATCTTCCTGGTGGAAAATAACGGCTATGGCCTCAGCACACCCGTCAGCGAACAATATCACTGCAAAAACCTCGTTGACAAGGCCATCGGTTACGGCATGGAAGGCGTACAAGTGGACGGCAACAACCTTCTTGAGGTATACCAGACCATCCGTACCGCCCGTGCTTACGCCATCAAAGAACAGAAGCCCGTACTGATAGAAGCCATGACCTTCCGCATGAGAGGCCATGAAGAAGCCAGCGGCGTAAAATACGTGCCGCCGGAGCTTTTTGAGCAATGGGGCAAAAAAGACCCCATCGCACAATACGAAACATTCCTGCGGGAAGCCCACCTGCTGGACAATGCCGGCATAGAAGCCCTCCGGCAGGAACTGAAGCACCGTATAGACGAAGAAGTGGCCAAAGGGCTGGAACCCAGCCCCTTCGCGGTGAATACCAGCACCGAACTGGAAGACATATACGCTCCGGCGCCACCGGCCTTACTTCCTTCCGGCACCGCTTCTGAAAAACGGTTCATCGACGCTATTTCCGAAGGACTGCGACAGTCTATGGAACAATATCCGGAACTGGTGCTCATGGGACAGGATATTGCCGCATATGGCGGCGCTTTCAAAATCACCGACGGCCTGCTGGGACGTTTCGGAAAAGAAAGAGTGCGCAACACCCCTCTCTGTGAGAGCGCTATCGTTGGCACCGCCCTGGGCCTGTCTATCGCGGGTTTCAAAAGCATGGTGGAAATGCAGTTTGCCGACTTTGTCAGCTGTGGTTTTAACCAGATCGTAAATAATCTCGCCAAGATACACTACCGTTGGGGGCAGACAGCCGATGTGGTGATCAGAATGCCCACCGGCGGCGGCGTAGGGGCTGGGCCCTTCCACTCACAAAGCAACGAGGCCTGGTTTACCCATGTGCCCGGCCTGAAAGTGGTATACCCCTCCACACCGGAAGATGCCAAAGGCCTGCTGACGGCGGCCATTGCAGACCCTAATCCGGTGATGTACTTTGAACACAAGGCGCTTTACCGCAGCATCAGCGGACTGGTGCCCGACAGCTACTACACGATGGAAATCGGAAAAGCCCGGCTCATACAGGCCGGAGACGATATCAGCATCATCACCTACGGCAGCGGCGTACACTGGGCCATGGAATATGCTGCCGCCCATCCGGCGCTCTCCATCGCCATCCTGGACCTCCGCACCCTGCTGCCGCTGGACTACGACGCCATCCGGGATACAGTAGCCCTCACCGGCAAAGTGCTGGTGCTCCATGAAGACACCCTCACCGGCGGACTGGGAGGGGAAATAAGCGCCTGGGTAGCTGAACATTGTTTTCATCTGTTGGATGCGCCCGTTATCCGCTGCGCCAGTCTCGACACACCGGTGCCATTTGCCGCGGCACTGGAAAAAAATTTCCTCGCCAAATCCCGTCTGGATCAGTGTATCCAACAATTAACCCGATGGTAA
- a CDS encoding phage holin family protein — translation MGFLVRILVSALAAMLTTYLLKPAVKIDSFVTALILALVLALLNALVKPLLVLLTLPATLLTLGLFLFVINAIIILLAAKIVPGFKVDGFWWAMLFSIVMTIINSLLINLAGGSND, via the coding sequence ATGGGTTTCCTGGTCCGTATATTAGTCAGCGCACTGGCGGCTATGTTAACAACCTACCTGCTGAAGCCGGCAGTCAAAATCGATAGTTTTGTTACCGCGCTGATCCTGGCGCTTGTGCTGGCATTACTGAATGCACTGGTAAAACCGTTGCTGGTATTGCTTACGCTCCCCGCCACGCTGTTGACACTGGGTTTGTTTTTGTTTGTGATCAACGCCATCATTATACTGCTGGCCGCGAAGATCGTCCCTGGCTTTAAAGTGGACGGTTTCTGGTGGGCGATGTTGTTCAGTATCGTGATGACCATTATCAACAGTCTCCTGATCAACCTCGCCGGTGGCAGCAATGACTGA
- a CDS encoding hydroxypyruvate isomerase family protein encodes MERRKFLQQGTLAGISALALGGITSKSQAATAGTTAAKEKPFKMNFAPHDGMFKNSAGADFLDQIKYMYDQGFRSIEDNGMMHRPVAEQEKIGNLLAKLGMTMGVFVVDTGNNWKTSLTTGKQEFTDAFVKTCKDSVDVAKRCNAKWATVVPGFFDRSLPMGIQTANVITALRLGAAIFEPHKLVMVLEPLSDTPDLFLRTAEQSFEICKAVNSPSCKILYDIYHMQRNTGNLIPTIDQCWDEIAYIQIGDNPGRREPGTGEINYKNIFAHLNKKGYKGVLGMEHGIAGQGKDGEAALIKAYRDCDVQG; translated from the coding sequence ATGGAAAGAAGAAAATTCCTGCAGCAGGGCACTCTGGCCGGCATCTCCGCGCTGGCCCTGGGCGGTATTACCAGCAAAAGCCAGGCTGCTACGGCCGGCACTACAGCTGCTAAGGAAAAACCCTTTAAGATGAACTTCGCCCCGCACGATGGCATGTTTAAAAACAGTGCCGGCGCAGATTTCCTCGACCAGATCAAATATATGTATGACCAGGGTTTCCGGTCAATAGAAGATAACGGCATGATGCACCGCCCTGTAGCTGAACAGGAAAAGATTGGCAACCTGCTCGCCAAACTGGGCATGACCATGGGCGTGTTTGTAGTAGATACCGGCAACAACTGGAAAACTTCGCTGACTACCGGCAAACAGGAATTCACCGATGCCTTTGTGAAAACCTGTAAAGACAGTGTGGACGTGGCTAAACGCTGCAACGCCAAATGGGCCACCGTAGTGCCCGGCTTCTTCGACCGCAGCCTGCCCATGGGCATTCAGACTGCCAACGTGATCACCGCTTTACGTTTAGGCGCTGCCATCTTTGAACCACATAAACTTGTCATGGTACTGGAACCACTCAGTGATACACCGGATTTATTCCTCCGTACCGCTGAACAATCCTTTGAGATTTGTAAGGCCGTCAACAGCCCTTCCTGCAAAATTCTCTATGATATCTACCATATGCAGCGCAATACCGGCAACCTCATCCCTACTATCGATCAGTGCTGGGATGAAATTGCCTATATCCAGATCGGTGACAACCCCGGCCGCAGGGAGCCTGGCACCGGTGAAATCAACTATAAAAATATTTTCGCCCACCTGAACAAGAAAGGATACAAAGGCGTGCTGGGTATGGAACACGGCATCGCCGGCCAGGGCAAAGACGGGGAAGCCGCGCTGATAAAAGCTTACCGCGACTGTGATGTACAGGGTTGA
- a CDS encoding formylglycine-generating enzyme family protein, which translates to MTRYYVTFLLGGLLGQVMTTRAQQAFTQYEQQIPGTTVSFKMVPIKGGTFTLGSPDNEKGRNKDEGPAKKVTVGDFWMGATEVTFDEYDIYADAEKDKTPVPDGMTRPSPPYIDLTLGMGKAGGYPANSMSQYGALMYCKWLYAKTGIFYRLPTAAEWEYACRAGSSTPYPYGTDASQLKKYAWYEANSEDKYHKVAQLQPNAWGLYDMLGNVAEWTLDQYDENGVATVSATDPWTAPTAKMPRVIKGGNYKDAAPALRSAARLKSDPIWNRRDPQIPKSSWWNADAPFIGFRIVRPAKQPTPEEAQKFFEEVIDKYKGAR; encoded by the coding sequence ATGACTAGATATTATGTGACCTTTCTGCTGGGCGGGTTGCTCGGCCAGGTTATGACTACACGGGCGCAACAAGCCTTCACGCAGTATGAACAACAGATCCCAGGAACTACGGTAAGTTTTAAAATGGTGCCGATCAAAGGAGGCACTTTCACGTTAGGAAGCCCGGACAATGAAAAAGGAAGAAACAAAGACGAAGGCCCGGCGAAAAAAGTGACAGTGGGCGATTTCTGGATGGGAGCTACAGAAGTGACTTTCGATGAATATGATATATATGCCGATGCGGAAAAGGATAAAACACCTGTCCCGGACGGTATGACGCGCCCCAGCCCGCCATATATTGATCTGACGCTCGGCATGGGTAAAGCCGGCGGATATCCGGCCAATAGTATGAGCCAGTATGGTGCCCTGATGTATTGTAAATGGCTGTACGCCAAAACCGGCATCTTCTACCGTCTGCCTACCGCGGCAGAATGGGAATATGCCTGTCGCGCGGGATCATCCACTCCCTATCCGTACGGAACAGATGCGTCCCAGCTGAAAAAATACGCCTGGTACGAGGCCAACAGCGAAGACAAATACCACAAGGTAGCACAGTTGCAACCCAATGCATGGGGACTGTATGATATGCTGGGCAACGTAGCAGAATGGACACTGGACCAGTATGACGAAAACGGCGTAGCTACGGTGTCTGCCACAGATCCATGGACGGCCCCCACAGCTAAAATGCCCCGCGTGATCAAAGGCGGCAACTACAAAGATGCAGCCCCGGCCTTACGCAGCGCCGCCCGTCTGAAGTCGGACCCGATATGGAACCGCAGGGACCCACAGATTCCGAAAAGCTCCTGGTGGAATGCTGACGCTCCGTTTATTGGTTTCCGTATTGTAAGGCCAGCCAAACAACCAACACCGGAAGAAGCACAGAAATTTTTTGAAGAAGTGATCGATAAGTATAAAGGCGCACGCTAA
- a CDS encoding Gfo/Idh/MocA family protein gives MESEQQKFHDKGRRDFVKQTSLLAGGLLAMPILSKANYFSGSSDVIKIALIGCGGRGTGAATQALSTKENVQLVAMADAFPDRLNDSYNNIKEALGDKASRVNVPEKNKFTGFDAYKQAIALADVVILTTPPGFRPIHFEEAIRQNKHVFMEKPVATDPAGIKKVLDAAALAKSKKLNVVVGLQRRYQNSYRELYKRAQDGMVGDILSMQVWWNQGALWVKPRKPEYTEMEYQMRNWYYFNWLCGDHIVEQHIHNIDVGNWFKNATPVTASGMGGRAIRTGKEYGEIFDHHYVEYRYADGIVMNSQCRHWKDAPSKVDEEIVGTKGRIYCDKAQIVDHKGKVLYQFDKKKENNPYQTEHDELFAAIAKGEYKFADAQRGAEATLSAIIGRLATYSGQVINWNTALNSGLDLQPKTYAFDAQPPVMPDASGNYAYAKPGITKYFS, from the coding sequence ATGGAAAGCGAACAACAAAAATTCCACGACAAAGGCCGCCGCGATTTCGTTAAGCAGACATCCCTGCTTGCCGGAGGATTGCTGGCCATGCCCATCTTATCTAAAGCAAACTATTTCTCCGGTTCTTCTGATGTGATCAAGATTGCCCTCATTGGTTGCGGCGGCCGTGGTACCGGCGCTGCCACACAGGCACTGAGCACCAAAGAAAACGTGCAACTGGTAGCCATGGCCGATGCCTTCCCTGACAGGTTGAACGACAGCTACAACAATATTAAGGAAGCCCTCGGCGATAAAGCCAGCAGGGTAAACGTTCCGGAAAAAAATAAATTCACCGGCTTCGATGCCTACAAACAAGCCATCGCGCTGGCTGACGTGGTGATCCTGACCACACCTCCGGGTTTCCGGCCTATCCACTTTGAAGAAGCCATCAGACAGAATAAACACGTGTTCATGGAAAAGCCGGTGGCAACAGATCCTGCCGGTATCAAAAAAGTACTGGACGCCGCCGCTCTAGCTAAATCCAAAAAACTGAACGTGGTGGTAGGCCTGCAACGCCGTTACCAGAACTCCTATCGTGAGCTCTATAAACGCGCGCAGGACGGTATGGTGGGTGATATCCTCTCCATGCAGGTATGGTGGAACCAGGGCGCATTGTGGGTAAAACCCCGCAAACCGGAGTATACCGAAATGGAATACCAGATGCGTAACTGGTACTATTTCAACTGGCTCTGCGGCGATCATATCGTAGAACAACATATCCACAATATCGACGTAGGTAACTGGTTTAAAAACGCTACCCCTGTTACTGCCAGCGGTATGGGGGGCCGGGCCATCCGCACCGGTAAAGAATACGGAGAGATCTTCGACCACCACTATGTGGAATACCGTTATGCTGACGGCATCGTGATGAACAGCCAGTGCCGCCACTGGAAAGACGCTCCCAGCAAAGTGGATGAAGAGATCGTAGGCACAAAAGGCCGCATCTACTGCGACAAAGCACAGATTGTGGACCACAAGGGGAAAGTGCTCTATCAGTTTGATAAGAAAAAAGAAAACAATCCTTATCAGACCGAGCACGACGAGCTGTTTGCTGCCATTGCAAAAGGAGAATACAAATTTGCCGATGCGCAGCGTGGCGCAGAAGCTACCCTTTCTGCCATCATCGGCCGCCTGGCCACTTATTCCGGCCAGGTGATCAACTGGAACACCGCGCTCAACTCAGGGCTGGACCTGCAACCGAAGACCTATGCCTTCGATGCGCAGCCACCGGTAATGCCGGATGCGTCCGGAAACTATGCGTATGCAAAACCAGGTATTACAAAATATTTTTCCTGA
- a CDS encoding D-alanyl-D-alanine carboxypeptidase, with translation MRLILLLSAIGLSLQASAQTAAITKWANSTLLHQQPLEQAHVGISIYEPATKKYWYQYQDDKFFTPASNTKIFSLYAGLKLLGDSLPAARYYENDTAIFVKGMADPSFLHPDYTFQPLLQLLQQTGKQIYLVPAVNLNKRYGPGWSWADFADDYQPELTEWPMYGNVVRIYHHGDTSKMVPALYDLEATQDRTISNTSTDRDERNNLFFLKYNPAYKEVSSTEVPFITGGEQQLRERLQDTLHKRIGLAVAPQFASFQLLKSIPADSLFTPMMHRSDNFFAEQTLMMASASLWDTISTKKMIAWLQDGDLKDLPHPPQWVDGSGLSRYNLITPRDFVSILDKMYALYPQQRLWDIFPTGGKGTLRNYYQQQFVHAKTGTLNGVVALSGYLVTKKNKTLIFSVLVNNHQDTATNVRRAVERLLTMIWKDY, from the coding sequence ATGAGATTAATTTTACTGCTTTCCGCCATCGGCCTGTCTTTACAGGCTTCGGCCCAGACGGCCGCCATCACTAAATGGGCCAACAGTACCCTGTTACACCAGCAGCCGCTGGAACAGGCGCATGTGGGTATTTCCATTTATGAACCGGCCACTAAAAAGTACTGGTACCAGTATCAGGACGATAAGTTTTTTACCCCTGCCTCCAATACCAAGATATTCTCCCTGTACGCAGGTTTGAAGCTGTTGGGCGATTCATTGCCGGCTGCGCGCTATTACGAAAACGATACCGCCATTTTTGTGAAAGGCATGGCAGACCCTTCTTTCCTGCATCCTGATTATACTTTTCAACCGCTGCTGCAGCTGTTGCAACAAACCGGTAAACAGATATATCTCGTTCCTGCGGTCAACCTCAACAAACGTTATGGCCCCGGATGGTCATGGGCCGACTTTGCCGATGATTATCAGCCGGAACTGACCGAATGGCCCATGTACGGCAATGTGGTCCGTATCTACCATCATGGCGATACCAGTAAAATGGTACCGGCCCTTTATGACCTGGAAGCTACGCAAGACCGTACCATCAGCAATACCAGCACCGACAGGGATGAAAGAAACAATCTTTTTTTCCTGAAATACAACCCTGCCTATAAAGAAGTGTCTTCCACAGAAGTGCCTTTTATCACAGGTGGAGAACAACAGCTCCGGGAAAGATTACAGGACACGCTGCATAAACGTATAGGCCTCGCCGTTGCCCCGCAATTTGCATCGTTTCAATTACTGAAAAGTATTCCGGCCGATTCGCTGTTTACGCCGATGATGCATCGCAGCGATAATTTCTTTGCGGAACAAACACTGATGATGGCGTCGGCCAGTCTCTGGGATACGATCAGCACCAAAAAAATGATCGCCTGGTTGCAGGACGGCGACCTGAAGGACCTGCCGCATCCGCCGCAGTGGGTGGACGGTTCCGGCCTCTCCCGGTATAATCTGATCACGCCCCGCGACTTCGTCAGCATCCTGGACAAGATGTATGCGCTGTATCCGCAGCAGCGGTTATGGGATATTTTTCCTACAGGTGGTAAAGGCACCTTGCGCAATTATTATCAGCAACAGTTTGTGCATGCTAAAACCGGAACGTTGAACGGGGTGGTGGCATTAAGCGGGTATCTGGTGACGAAGAAAAATAAAACGCTGATATTCAGTGTGCTGGTAAATAATCACCAGGATACGGCCACGAATGTACGAAGAGCTGTAGAACGACTGCTGACAATGATCTGGAAGGACTATTAA
- a CDS encoding carboxypeptidase-like regulatory domain-containing protein — protein MTRKILWLLTCCTLLLAACDKRMVTVDNPPETTSPSTGTPPISDKKIQAGVQGIVTDASNNPIAGARVLCGEQNMLTDQYGSFRFQDISITEAAAVVTVQKAGFFNGIRTFRVTATGREQFVQIQLLPKATAGTFDATAGGVIGASNAQFIFVPNQVLDASNKPYKGKATLTYAFINPERDDFADIMPGDLRAVNDKNELVALQSFGMMALELQGDNGEKLHLDGINNVTFRMEIPATLRQTAPATIPLWHFNESTGLWQQEGSAEKMGNSYVGTVKHFSFWNCDAQFPIVNLKATFKDDKNNPLANTAVQITRNNNSSTYGYTDAAGEISGLVPANEQVTITIKDKCGEVIFSKKAGPWSTDTNAGTFNITINPQSRLSFSGKVTTCDGAAVTKGVVNIQVNGVHYAAPILNGNYTASILRCETTTATVTLNPVDETANKMSTTTFQAAPGDYTRDLQACDAIQASTVTLLLEGQNTTFITPTDSILFSYHKSDTASANYYLISAAQKTTPSSQLNMELPDIKVGTSVAPYFSVSMSGNNYYGQSVNITITSTGVAGEYVEGSFSGNIQKMQGGTLVPISGSFKVRIE, from the coding sequence ATGACAAGAAAAATTTTATGGCTGTTAACCTGCTGTACCTTGTTGCTTGCAGCCTGCGACAAAAGAATGGTAACAGTAGACAATCCCCCTGAAACAACGTCCCCCTCTACCGGCACCCCTCCCATTTCTGATAAAAAGATACAGGCAGGCGTACAGGGCATTGTTACAGATGCCAGCAACAACCCCATCGCGGGCGCGCGCGTACTGTGCGGAGAGCAGAACATGCTCACCGATCAATATGGCTCTTTCCGCTTCCAGGATATAAGCATCACGGAAGCCGCCGCTGTAGTGACGGTGCAGAAAGCAGGGTTCTTTAACGGCATCCGTACTTTTCGTGTAACCGCCACCGGGAGAGAACAGTTTGTGCAGATACAACTATTACCCAAAGCAACGGCAGGCACGTTTGATGCTACCGCCGGCGGCGTCATCGGTGCATCTAATGCACAATTCATCTTTGTCCCTAACCAGGTGCTGGACGCCTCCAATAAACCGTACAAAGGCAAAGCCACACTGACATATGCTTTCATCAATCCTGAAAGAGATGATTTCGCCGACATCATGCCCGGCGACCTGCGGGCTGTCAACGATAAAAACGAACTGGTAGCCTTACAGTCCTTCGGTATGATGGCGCTGGAATTACAAGGCGACAACGGAGAGAAACTGCACCTGGACGGAATCAACAACGTCACCTTCCGGATGGAAATTCCTGCCACATTGCGGCAAACAGCACCAGCCACCATTCCGTTATGGCATTTCAATGAAAGTACCGGTCTGTGGCAGCAGGAAGGCAGCGCAGAGAAAATGGGCAACAGTTACGTAGGCACCGTTAAACACTTCTCCTTTTGGAATTGTGACGCCCAGTTCCCGATCGTTAATTTGAAAGCCACCTTTAAAGACGATAAAAACAACCCGCTGGCCAACACCGCAGTGCAAATTACCCGCAACAATAACAGCAGCACCTACGGCTATACGGATGCCGCCGGAGAAATAAGCGGGCTGGTCCCGGCCAACGAACAGGTAACCATTACGATAAAAGATAAATGTGGCGAAGTTATCTTCTCCAAAAAAGCAGGCCCATGGTCAACAGACACTAATGCCGGCACCTTCAACATCACCATTAATCCTCAGTCCAGGTTATCTTTCAGTGGAAAAGTAACCACCTGTGATGGCGCCGCGGTAACCAAAGGAGTGGTCAACATACAGGTAAATGGTGTGCATTATGCAGCACCTATCCTGAACGGCAACTATACCGCTTCCATTCTGCGTTGTGAAACCACTACGGCCACGGTAACACTCAATCCGGTAGATGAGACGGCCAACAAGATGTCGACTACTACCTTCCAGGCCGCACCGGGTGACTACACCCGCGATCTTCAGGCTTGTGACGCTATACAAGCCAGTACCGTCACCCTTCTTCTGGAAGGACAAAATACTACCTTCATCACGCCTACGGACTCTATTCTGTTTTCTTATCACAAATCAGATACAGCTTCTGCAAACTATTATCTCATTTCAGCTGCACAAAAAACAACACCTTCCAGTCAGCTCAACATGGAACTGCCGGATATCAAAGTTGGCACCAGTGTGGCTCCCTACTTTTCAGTGAGTATGAGCGGCAATAACTATTACGGACAGTCAGTGAATATCACCATTACCAGCACGGGAGTAGCTGGCGAATATGTTGAAGGTTCTTTCTCCGGCAACATTCAAAAAATGCAAGGCGGCACGTTAGTCCCCATCAGTGGCTCATTTAAAGTAAGAATAGAATAA